A genome region from Lytechinus pictus isolate F3 Inbred chromosome 14, Lp3.0, whole genome shotgun sequence includes the following:
- the LOC129276150 gene encoding uncharacterized protein LOC129276150, translated as MAVPTNTILVIFLLGGVSTVFAQRTCFECVGTYRTDSDEDQNDCFTTNADTRTDDNCNGQCSTSISLRDSSIIIERGCQRDDDLDQCNDCSNKEDCLLCCNSDRCNGDRLLTLLEDKALTQTCYSCRYSEIPGVKSYGSCARGNFEESGTGVETMHCHGMCYSSLSYINGVEDIVRGCAYYGNGCDVQSSDGDCGRNGITERNSVQFRRSCCMGDKCNSALTFTPGLLTMAISTIFAAIFCRGV; from the exons atgGCAGTACCTACAAACACTATTCTCGTGATATTTCTACTTG GTGGAGTTTCAACAGTGTTTGCTCAACGAACATGCTTTGAATGTGTAGGAACATACCGGACAGATTCCGATGAGGATCAGAACGATTGTTTCACAACAAATGCTGACACACGCACAGACGATAATTGTAATGGACAATGTTCG ACTTCGATCAGTCTACGGGATTCCAGTATCATCATTGAGAGAGGATGCCAAAGAGACGATGACCTCGATCAATGCAACGACTGCAGCAACAAGGAAGACTGTCTGCTCTGCTGCAACTCTGACAGATGCAACGGTGATCGCTTGCTGACCCTCTTGGAGGATAAGGCCCTGACACAGACCTGTTACTCGTGTAGATACAGCGAGATTCCAGGAGTCAAGTCCTACGGTTCCTGCGCTCGCGGCAACTTCGAGGAAAGTGGCACCGGTGTGGAAACGATGCACTGCCACGGAATGTGTTAC AGCTCCTTGTCTTACATCAACGGAGTGGAGGACATCGTCAGAGGATGTGCGTACTATGGTAATGGATGTGACGTCCAATCCTCGGACGGCGACTGCGGACGGAACGGCATCACCGAGCGCAACAGTGTCCAATTCAGGCGAAGCTGCTGCATGGGTGATAAGTGCAACAGCGCCCTCACTTTCACCCCGGGTCTACTAACAATGGCAATCTCAACCATATTTGCCGCTATTTTCTGTCGAGGCGTTTAG